The following are from one region of the Heliangelus exortis chromosome 2, bHelExo1.hap1, whole genome shotgun sequence genome:
- the CHCHD7 gene encoding coiled-coil-helix-coiled-coil-helix domain-containing protein 7, producing MSRHAQQLRDHDINPCVEETDASRKCMDDNNYNKNMCTDYFLKYKSCRKFWHNVMMQRRRNGIKPEMPSAEERKKMLESMGKPY from the exons ATGTCCAGGCATGCACAGCAGCTTAGAGACCATGATATAAATCCATGTGTAGAG GAAACAGATGCCTCTAGAAAATGTATGGATGACAACAACTATAACAAGAATATGTGTACTGATTATTTTTTGAAGtacaaaagctgcagaaaattcTGG cataATGTTATGAtgcagaggagaagaaatggTATAAAACCAGAGATGCCCtcagcagaagagagaaagaaaatgttggAATCAATGGGGAAGCCCTACTGA